From a single Lolium rigidum isolate FL_2022 chromosome 7, APGP_CSIRO_Lrig_0.1, whole genome shotgun sequence genomic region:
- the LOC124674737 gene encoding uncharacterized protein LOC124674737 isoform X1 encodes MGKDYSRLSALPDDILLNILDRLGVLDAARTSILSRRWTQLAAKLSRLIINAQDFLPEGVSNVNVSDDEMFRVNAAAAEATKSILTRRNPGEHTIRVLSTAFYLRDDVPVSIGQAVGRAVETHLVETAQFSVMTGKVGTDDVDDDELVIYGREFMRFFEACPNAFGGLTSLDIENLRFGESDISNILITCKRLKHLRLLNCDSGDPSTLQVEHSHLSELSIVNCLLEQVKLNWLPQLTQMTFDGWINYQDPLVLGHVPLLETVSLTNIGYSFHNLVKLSEFLCGTSIRDLKLGFKSEKVWVQPELPTKSLASVFRQLRFVNLVDLPEGYDLTWTMFILEAAPLLKELYITVWDHACIMETDEEVRKENLYSENRGVEWDSAAPDFQHHNLVTLIIFGYKSEDCMVSYLRRVMASAVNLKDVFLYGKLLCNHCQDEKPSRFPWTKRQKISLKKRVTAGIESFAIIRSCSTLRADHLAKIVHPQCWLDISRTTLLSQQPVV; translated from the exons ATGGGG AAAGACTATAGCAGGCTCAGCGCTTTGCCTGATGACATTCTGCTCAACATTCTTGACCGACTCGGTGTCCTCGACGCCGCAAGAACCAGCATCCTCTCCAGACGGTGGACTCAGCTCGCCGCCAAGCTCTCTCGGCTTATTATAAACGCTCAGGACTTCCTGCCCGAGGGTGTGTCAAACGTCAATGTGTCTGATGATGAGATGTTTCGGGTGAATGCTGCTGCCGCCGAAGCCACAAAGAGCATATTGACGCGCAGAAATCCGGGTGAGCACACCATCCGCGTCCTGTCTACCGCGTTCTACCTGAGAGATGATGTCCCCGTTTCAATTGGACAAGCTGTTGGTCGTGCCGTGGAGACACACTTGGTTGAGACGGCCCAATTCAGCGTTATGACAGGTAAGGTTGGCACTGATGACGTCGATGATGATGAGCTGGTCATCTACGGGAGAGAATTCATGCGGTTCTTTGAGGCCTGTCCAAATGCATTCGGTGGTCTCACTAGCCTCGACATAGAGAACTTGAGGTTTGGTGAATCAGACATATCCAACATCCTCATCACTTGCAAGCGGTTGAAGCATCTGCGTTTGCTCAACTGCGACTCGGGTGATCCCAGCACACTGCAAGTTGAACACTCGCATCTCAGTGAGCTCAGTATCGTCAATTGCCTTCTCGAACAAGTTAAGCTGAACTGGCTCCCTCAACTCACACAGATGACCTTTGATGGTTGGATAAATTACCAAGATCCACTGGTGCTTGGTCATGTCCCATTGCTCGAGACTGTAAGCCTCACAAATATTGGCTATAGTTTTCACAATCTAGTCAAGTTAAGTGAGTTTCTTTGCGGTACCTCTATACGGGATCTGAAGTTGGGATTTAAATCTGAAAAG GTTTGGGTGCAGCCAGAATTACCGACCAAAAGTCTGGCATCTGTGTTCCGCCAACTAAGGTTTGTGAATCTGGTTGATCTTCCTGAAGGGTATGATCTCACCTGGACAATGTTTATTCTTGAAGCTGCGCCCTTACTGAAGGAGCTATACATAACA GTATGGGATCATGCGTGTATAATGGAAACAGATGAGGAGGTGAGGAAAGAAAATTTGTATAGCGAGAACAGGGGTGTAGAGTGGGACTCGGCTGCACCTGATTTCCAGCACCACAATTTGGTCACACTTATCATCTTTGGCTATAAATCTGAAGATTGCATGGTGAGTTATCTCAGACGTGTTATGGCGTCGGCGGTGAATCTAAAGGACGTGTTCCTGTATGGTAAGTTGTTGTGCAATCACTGCCAGGATGAGAAGCCGAGCAGGTTCCCTTGGACTAAAAGACAGAAGATATCATTGAAGAAGAGAGTTACCGCCGGAATCGAGTCGTTTGCCATAATTCGCTCTTGCTCAACATTGAGGGCTGATCATCTAGCAAAGATTGTGCACCCGCAGTGTTGGTTGGATATATCCAGAACAACGTTGCTAAGTCAGCAGCCAGTTGTTTGA
- the LOC124674737 gene encoding uncharacterized protein LOC124674737 isoform X2, protein MFRVNAAAAEATKSILTRRNPGEHTIRVLSTAFYLRDDVPVSIGQAVGRAVETHLVETAQFSVMTGKVGTDDVDDDELVIYGREFMRFFEACPNAFGGLTSLDIENLRFGESDISNILITCKRLKHLRLLNCDSGDPSTLQVEHSHLSELSIVNCLLEQVKLNWLPQLTQMTFDGWINYQDPLVLGHVPLLETVSLTNIGYSFHNLVKLSEFLCGTSIRDLKLGFKSEKVWVQPELPTKSLASVFRQLRFVNLVDLPEGYDLTWTMFILEAAPLLKELYITVWDHACIMETDEEVRKENLYSENRGVEWDSAAPDFQHHNLVTLIIFGYKSEDCMVSYLRRVMASAVNLKDVFLYGKLLCNHCQDEKPSRFPWTKRQKISLKKRVTAGIESFAIIRSCSTLRADHLAKIVHPQCWLDISRTTLLSQQPVV, encoded by the exons ATGTTTCGGGTGAATGCTGCTGCCGCCGAAGCCACAAAGAGCATATTGACGCGCAGAAATCCGGGTGAGCACACCATCCGCGTCCTGTCTACCGCGTTCTACCTGAGAGATGATGTCCCCGTTTCAATTGGACAAGCTGTTGGTCGTGCCGTGGAGACACACTTGGTTGAGACGGCCCAATTCAGCGTTATGACAGGTAAGGTTGGCACTGATGACGTCGATGATGATGAGCTGGTCATCTACGGGAGAGAATTCATGCGGTTCTTTGAGGCCTGTCCAAATGCATTCGGTGGTCTCACTAGCCTCGACATAGAGAACTTGAGGTTTGGTGAATCAGACATATCCAACATCCTCATCACTTGCAAGCGGTTGAAGCATCTGCGTTTGCTCAACTGCGACTCGGGTGATCCCAGCACACTGCAAGTTGAACACTCGCATCTCAGTGAGCTCAGTATCGTCAATTGCCTTCTCGAACAAGTTAAGCTGAACTGGCTCCCTCAACTCACACAGATGACCTTTGATGGTTGGATAAATTACCAAGATCCACTGGTGCTTGGTCATGTCCCATTGCTCGAGACTGTAAGCCTCACAAATATTGGCTATAGTTTTCACAATCTAGTCAAGTTAAGTGAGTTTCTTTGCGGTACCTCTATACGGGATCTGAAGTTGGGATTTAAATCTGAAAAG GTTTGGGTGCAGCCAGAATTACCGACCAAAAGTCTGGCATCTGTGTTCCGCCAACTAAGGTTTGTGAATCTGGTTGATCTTCCTGAAGGGTATGATCTCACCTGGACAATGTTTATTCTTGAAGCTGCGCCCTTACTGAAGGAGCTATACATAACA GTATGGGATCATGCGTGTATAATGGAAACAGATGAGGAGGTGAGGAAAGAAAATTTGTATAGCGAGAACAGGGGTGTAGAGTGGGACTCGGCTGCACCTGATTTCCAGCACCACAATTTGGTCACACTTATCATCTTTGGCTATAAATCTGAAGATTGCATGGTGAGTTATCTCAGACGTGTTATGGCGTCGGCGGTGAATCTAAAGGACGTGTTCCTGTATGGTAAGTTGTTGTGCAATCACTGCCAGGATGAGAAGCCGAGCAGGTTCCCTTGGACTAAAAGACAGAAGATATCATTGAAGAAGAGAGTTACCGCCGGAATCGAGTCGTTTGCCATAATTCGCTCTTGCTCAACATTGAGGGCTGATCATCTAGCAAAGATTGTGCACCCGCAGTGTTGGTTGGATATATCCAGAACAACGTTGCTAAGTCAGCAGCCAGTTGTTTGA